Proteins co-encoded in one Corylus avellana chromosome ca9, CavTom2PMs-1.0 genomic window:
- the LOC132191347 gene encoding oxysterol-binding protein-related protein 3A-like: MASTDPKQGGGFFASIAASISNLTKSVNGFVGYEGLEVVNPEGGTEDSEEEAKRGRWKQEDRDSYWRMMQNYIGSDVTSMVTLPVLIFEPMSMLQKMAELMEYSYLLDMADECEDPHMRLVYAASFFISVYYALQRTWKPFNPILGETYEMVNHGGITFIAEQVCHHPPMSAGHAENEHFIYDISSKVKTKFLGNSVDVYPLGRTRVTLKRDGAVLGLVPPPTKVNNLIFGRTWIDSPGEMVLTNLTTGDKVVLYFQPCGWFGYILFPFKQF, translated from the exons ATGGCTTCTACGGATCCGAAGCAAGGTGGAGGGTTTTTCGCTTCTATCGCTGCCAGTATTTCCAATTTGACCAAATCGGTCAACGG GTTCGTGGGTTATGAAGGGCTGGAAGTTGTTAACCCAGAAGGAGGCACTGAAGATTCTGAAGAGGAAGCAAAAAGAGGAAGATGGAAACAGGAG gatcGGGATAGTTACTGGAGAATGATGCAAAATTATATAGGCAGCGATGTCACATCAATGGTGACACTTCCAGTACTTATTTTCGAGCCAATGTCAATGCTGCAGAAAATGGCAGAG CTGATGGAATACTCCTACCTGTTAGATATGGCAGATGAATGTGAGGATCCCCACATGCGATTGGTGTATGCTG CATCATTTTTTATATCTGTCTACTATGCGCTCCAAAGAACCTGGAAGCCATTTAATCCAATTCTTGGTGAGACTTATGAAATGGTTAATCATGGCGGCATTACATTCATAGCAGAACAG GTTTGTCATCACCCTCCAATGAGTGCTGGACATGCTGAGAATGAACATTTCATTTATGACATATCTTCGAAGGTGAAAACTAAATTTTTAGGGAACTCAGTCGACGTCTATCCTCTTGGAAG GACGCGAGTAACCCTCAAAAGAGATGGTGCAGTCCTAGGTTTGGTGCCCCCTCCAACAAAAGTAAACAACTTAATTTTTGGACGGACTTGGATTGACTCACCAGGGGAGATGGTCTTGACAAATTTGACCACAGGAGACAAAGTTGTGCTGTATTTTCAACCATGTGGCTGGTTTGGGTATATCTTATTTCCTTTCAAGCAGTTTTGA
- the LOC132191939 gene encoding RHOMBOID-like protein 2 — MSYPMAKDPPPSDIQIRVNSRRNNSVIHPVDQSDSAPASATPSPFREIKHFKKWVTWLIPLFVIANTIVFIITMYVNNCPKNSVNCIATFLGRFSFQPFKENPLLGPSSSTLVKMGALDVNKVVRGDQGWRLITCNWLHAGVFHILANMLSLLVIGIRLEREFGFVRIGLLYVISGLGGSIMSGLFIQSSISVGASGALFGLLGGMLSELITNWTLYASKFAALLTLLVIIVINLAVGILPHVDNFAHIGGFVSGFLLGFVFLIRPQFGWVRQRYAPSVSARPKFKMYQCILWVVSLILLIIGFTAGLVMLLRGFNANDHCSWCHYLSCVPTSKWSCNTDPASCLANQIGNQLNITCTSNGKSGIYVLPDASNSQIQGLCVGLCS; from the exons ATGTCATATCCGATGGCGAAAGACCCACCACCGTCGGACATCCAGATAAGGGTAAACTCCCGGCGTAACAACAGCGTGATACACCCGGTAGATCAGTCAGACTCGGCTCCGGCGTCAGCCACACCAAGCCCATTCCGGGAAATCAAGCATTTCAAGAAATGGGTCACCTGGCTTATCCCTTTGTTTGTTATCGCCAATACAATCGTGTTCATCATCACCATGTACGTCAACAACTGCCCCAAGAACTCCGTCAATTGCATTGCTACGTTCTTGGGTCGTTTCTCTTTCCAGCCCTTCAAGGAGAACCCTCTTCTTGGGCCTTCCTCGTCGAC GCTAGTGAAGATGGGAGCTCTAGATGTGAATAAAGTAGTAAGAGGAGACCAGGGGTGGCGCCTCATCACCTGCAATTGGTTGCATGCAGGGGTTTTTCATATACTGGCAAACATGTTGAGTCTTTTAGTAATTGGAATTCGGCTTGAGCGTGAATTTGGGTTTG TACGGATTGGGTTGCTATATGTCATCTCTGGATTGGGGGGGAGTATTATGTCTGGTCTTTTCATCCAGTCAAGCATCTCTGTTGGTGCTTCTGGTGCACTTTTTGGCTTGCTAGGAGGAATGCTTTCTGAACTCATCACTAATTGGACATTGTATGCTAGCAAG TTTGCAGCATTATTAACCCTCTTGGTCATCATTGTGATCAACTTGGCAGTGGGAATCCTCCCACATGTGGACAACTTTGCTCATATTGGAGGATTTGTTTCGGGTTTTCTTCTTGGGTTTGTGTTTCTGATACGCCCCCAATTTGGATGGGTTAGACAAAGATATGCACCTTCTGTTTCAGCTAGACCGAAATTCAAGATGTATCAGTGCATATTGTGGGTCGTTTCTCTGATCCTTTTGATTATTGG TTTTACAGCTGGCCTGGTTATGCTCCTCCGGGGATTTAATGCAAATGATCATTGTTCTTGGTGTCATTATTTGAGTTGTGTCCCCACTTCAAAATGGAGCTGCAACACAGATCCTGCATCCTGCTTG GCAAACCAGATAGGCAACCAGTTAAACATAACGTGCACAAGTAATggaaaatcaggtatatatgtATTGCCGGATGCAAGCAATTCCCAGATCCAAGGGTTATGTGTTGGTCTTTGCAGTTGA